Proteins encoded in a region of the Buteo buteo chromosome 11, bButBut1.hap1.1, whole genome shotgun sequence genome:
- the TCHP gene encoding trichoplein keratin filament-binding protein produces the protein MALWRAARGRARAPERWAAERRRELEARSRQQWERASRSFARAAVCCSRQARWSAPRAPPPSPAAVRREAEEAAERLEQRRERLRRLLGEEREALAAELWELRRERGPEPAGMRRRSQELRAGREERRRKVAEQLLHEHWKKNNAEFREVESELHRKHVMEAWGDQLMQKNKQEAAELEEKKRYENEYEIAQRDALERMRQEEEKRQLEEKKQAEALLQQIEELKLQETEATKLKKEQENLLKQQWELEDLEEERKQMEEHRKKKELGRFLRHQCDIQLKRRAQQIQEELEIDRQILLALLEKEDEDQRRQSARQERAVVDVAWMKHVIEEQLQLEKEREAELQTIFREEAKKVWEKREEEWEREKVARDRLMNEVLAGRRRQIHEKMELNRQAQEKSIKYREQLIKELEEAKELTRREKEQEEELKAAGRRELEAQLTACHLQEREEQQRQREEEEERSARQCCEEFVRQEAERMAEQGHRSRLYSYPKAAWT, from the exons ATGGCGCTGTGGCGGGCGGctcggggccgggcccgggccccgGAGCGCTGGGCCGccgagcggcggcgggagctGGAGGCGCGGAGCCGGCAGCAGTGGGAGCGGGCCAGCCGCTCCTTCGCCCGGGCCGCCGTTTGCTGCTCCAGGCAGGCGCGGTGGAGCGCGCCGCGGGCCCCGCCGCCCAG cccggcggcggtgCGACGGGAGGCGGAGGAAGCGGCGGAGCGGCTGGAGCAGCGGCGGGAGCGGCTGCGGCGGCTGCTCGGGGAGGAGCGGGAGGCGCTGGCGGCGGAGCTGTGGGAGCTGCGGCGGGAGCGCGGGCCGGAGCCCGCCGGGATGCGGCGGCGGAGCCAGGAGCTGCGAGCCGGCCGGGAGGAGcggaggaggaag GTCGCTGAGCAGCTGCTCCATgagcactggaagaaaaacaacgCTGAGTTCCGGGAG GTGGAGTCGGAGCTGCACAGGAAGCACGTGATGGAGGCTTGGGGTGATCAGCTAATGCAAAAGAACAAG caagaagcagctgaacttgaagagaaaaaacGTTACGAAAACGAATATGAAATTGCGCAAAGGGATGCACTGGAAAGAATGAGACAAGAGGAAGAGAAGCGtcagctggaagagaagaagCAAGCGGAGGCGTTGCTTCAACAAATAGAAGAACTGAAATTACAGGAGACAGAG gcaacaaagctgaaaaaagaacaagagaatTTATTAAAGCAGCAGTGGGAGCTGGAGGacttggaagaagaaaggaaacaaatggaAGAGCACCGGAAGAAGAAAGAGCTTGG tcGCTTTTTGAGGCATCAGTGTGATATCCAGTTAAAGAGACGAGCCCAGCAGATACAAGAGGAGCTG GAGATAGACAGGCAAATCTTATTAGCCCTCCTCGAGAAAGAAGATGAGGATCAGCGCCGCCAGTCTGCGCGACAAGAACGAGCTGTTGTGGATGTTGCCTGGATGAAACATGTCATTGAGGAACAGCTCCAGttagaaaaggagagggaggcagagctgcagactaTTTTTAG aGAAGAAGCTAAAAAAGtgtgggagaagagggaagaagaatgggaaagagagaaggTGGCCAGAGATCGCCTGATGAATGAG GTCCTTGCAGGCAGACGGCGCCAGATCCATGAGAAGATGGAGTTAAACAGACAAGCCCAAGAAAAGTCTATAAAGTATCGAGAGCAGCTGATTAAAGAACTCGAAGAGGCAAAAGAACTGACTAGGCgagagaaggagcaggaagAGGAACTGAAGGCAGCCGGCAGGCGGGAGCTGGAGGCGCAG CTGACAGCATGCCACTTGCAAGaacgggaagagcagcagcgccagagggaggaggaagaggagagatcAGCCCGGCAGTGCTGCGAGGAATTCGTGCGGCAGGAGGCCGAGCGCATGGCTGAGCAAGGGCATCGCAGCAGG CTCTACAGTTACCCAAAAGCAGCATGGACCTGA